The Odocoileus virginianus isolate 20LAN1187 ecotype Illinois chromosome 3, Ovbor_1.2, whole genome shotgun sequence genome includes a window with the following:
- the LOC110152971 gene encoding uncharacterized protein isoform X2 → MGSNSRFSPPHAIEGVLKQPPGKWISNARLTHYQALLLDAPRVRFQTPCFLNPATLLPNPEKGRPLHECSEILAEALAARKDLTDVPLSNSELVWFTDGSSYVKDEQRKSGAAIVDESGQTIWAETLPPNTSAQKAELLALTQALERAKGKRVTIFTDSRYAFSTVHIQGPIYQERGFRTAEGKEVKNLPEIRRLLEAVQLPRAVAIVHVPGHQKGEDPKARGNRAADAAARRAASQDYVAPILTVELPPPGMGALPPIPEYSHPDLDWINKDTTLQKDEKDGWYRDQDSNLILPATLGRHLCEHLHATTHLGEKKTLTLLQTACLRFPRQKATVREIIQACKACQLMRTEKKQHSGARLTGLDLGFTTTTCGRPRQRNEIRHRQNGRRMLIRRIL, encoded by the exons ATGGGCAGCAACTCTCGGTTTTCACCCCCCCACGCCATCGAAGGGGTTTTGAAGCAGCCgccgggtaagtggatctccaacgcccgcttgacacattaccaggcccTGCTGCTCGATGCCCCACGGGTGCGTTTTCAGACCCcctgcttcctgaatccagccacgctcctacctaacccagagaaaggCCGCCCTCTCCATGAGTGtagtgagatactggctgaggccctggcggcacgaaaagacttaactgatgtgcCACTAAGCAACAGTGAGCTGGTATGGTTCACCGATGGGAGCAGTTATGTCAAAGACGAGCAAAGAAAATCGGGGGCCGCCATAGTTGATGAGTCTGGGCAGACGATATGGGCTGAGACACTCCCCCCAAATACTTCTGCACAGAAAGCCGAACTGCTTGCCCTAACACAAGCTCTAGAGCGAGCGAAAGGGAAAAGAGTCACCATTTTCACGGACAGTCGATACGCCTTCAGCACTGTCCACATCCAGGGCCCCATATATcaagaaaggggatttcggacagctgagggaaaagaagtcaagaatttgcctgagaTTCGCAGGCTCCTAGAAGCTGTCCAATTGCCCCGAGCAGTAGCTATAGTGCATGTTCCCGGGCACCAAAAAGGGGAAGACCCAAAGGCAAGAGGTAATCGGGCGGCTGATGCGGCCGCTCGGAGGGCAGCCAGCCAAGACTACGTCGCCCCCATATTGACTGTGGAACTTCCCCCTCCCGGTATGGGGGCCTTGCCACCAATTCCCGAATACTCCCACCCTGATCTCGACTGGATCAATAAGGacaccaccctccagaaggatgagaaagatggaTGGTACCGGGACCAAGACagcaacctgatattgcctgccaccctgggtcgtCATTTGTGTGAACACCTACACGCAACCACACATTTGGGAGAGAAGAAGACGTTGACACTTCTCCAgacggcctgcctgaggttcccccGACAAAAggcaactgtacgagagataattcAAGCCTGTAAAGCGTGCCAGTTaatgagaacagagaagaagCAACACTCAGGAGCGAG GTTGACGGGATTGGACCTTGGGTTCACTACAACCACGTGCGGCAGGCCACGCCAGAGGAACGAAATAAGGCACAGACAGAATGGAAGGCGAATGCTCATCCGTCGGATcctttga
- the LOC110152971 gene encoding protein NYNRIN-like isoform X1, with product MGSNSRFSPPHAIEGVLKQPPGKWISNARLTHYQALLLDAPRVRFQTPCFLNPATLLPNPEKGRPLHECSEILAEALAARKDLTDVPLSNSELVWFTDGSSYVKDEQRKSGAAIVDESGQTIWAETLPPNTSAQKAELLALTQALERAKGKRVTIFTDSRYAFSTVHIQGPIYQERGFRTAEGKEVKNLPEIRRLLEAVQLPRAVAIVHVPGHQKGEDPKARGNRAADAAARRAASQDYVAPILTVELPPPGMGALPPIPEYSHPDLDWINKDTTLQKDEKDGWYRDQDSNLILPATLGRHLCEHLHATTHLGEKKTLTLLQTACLRFPRQKATVREIIQACKACQLMRTEKKQHSGARYRGEGPGQHWEIDFTEVRPGKYGYRYLLVLVDTFSGWVEAFPTKGETAIVVAKKILEEIVPRYGLPVTMGSDNGPAFVSQIVQGLARALGTKWKLHCEYNPQSSGQVERMNRTLKETLTKLAIETGGDWVTLLPFSLFRARNTPLIS from the coding sequence ATGGGCAGCAACTCTCGGTTTTCACCCCCCCACGCCATCGAAGGGGTTTTGAAGCAGCCgccgggtaagtggatctccaacgcccgcttgacacattaccaggcccTGCTGCTCGATGCCCCACGGGTGCGTTTTCAGACCCcctgcttcctgaatccagccacgctcctacctaacccagagaaaggCCGCCCTCTCCATGAGTGtagtgagatactggctgaggccctggcggcacgaaaagacttaactgatgtgcCACTAAGCAACAGTGAGCTGGTATGGTTCACCGATGGGAGCAGTTATGTCAAAGACGAGCAAAGAAAATCGGGGGCCGCCATAGTTGATGAGTCTGGGCAGACGATATGGGCTGAGACACTCCCCCCAAATACTTCTGCACAGAAAGCCGAACTGCTTGCCCTAACACAAGCTCTAGAGCGAGCGAAAGGGAAAAGAGTCACCATTTTCACGGACAGTCGATACGCCTTCAGCACTGTCCACATCCAGGGCCCCATATATcaagaaaggggatttcggacagctgagggaaaagaagtcaagaatttgcctgagaTTCGCAGGCTCCTAGAAGCTGTCCAATTGCCCCGAGCAGTAGCTATAGTGCATGTTCCCGGGCACCAAAAAGGGGAAGACCCAAAGGCAAGAGGTAATCGGGCGGCTGATGCGGCCGCTCGGAGGGCAGCCAGCCAAGACTACGTCGCCCCCATATTGACTGTGGAACTTCCCCCTCCCGGTATGGGGGCCTTGCCACCAATTCCCGAATACTCCCACCCTGATCTCGACTGGATCAATAAGGacaccaccctccagaaggatgagaaagatggaTGGTACCGGGACCAAGACagcaacctgatattgcctgccaccctgggtcgtCATTTGTGTGAACACCTACACGCAACCACACATTTGGGAGAGAAGAAGACGTTGACACTTCTCCAgacggcctgcctgaggttcccccGACAAAAggcaactgtacgagagataattcAAGCCTGTAAAGCGTGCCAGTTaatgagaacagagaagaagCAACACTCAGGAGCGAGGTACCGGGGGGAAGGgccagggcaacactgggagatagactttactgaggtaaggccagggaAGTATGGGTatcgctatctgttggttctggtagataccttctcggggtgggtggaagctttccccactaagggagagacagccatagtggttgctaaaaagatcttagaggaaatagtgcctaggtacgggctgccagtgactatgggctctgataacggacctgcctttgtgagccagattgtacaagggctggcccgagctctggggacgaaatggaagttacattgcgaatataatccccagagctcaggacaagttgagagaatgaatcggaccctaaaagaaacactgacaaagttggcaatagagactggcggggactgggtgaccctccttcccttctcactCTTCCGGGCGCGTAACACCCCCCTTATAAGCTGA